The Actinomycetes bacterium region CGCCGCCGCGCTGGCCACCTTCGAGGAGCCGTGGTCGCCACGGACCGTGGCGGTGCTCAACGACTACGACATCCGGGTGGTCCGGACGAAGGGGGAGTTCACCCGGCACTCGCACCCGGAGACCGACGAGTTCTTCATGGTTCTGACGGGCAGTCTCACGATCCGACTCGACGACCGGGATGTCGAGCTCGGGCCGGGGCAGCTCTACGTCATCCCGCGCGGGGTGCACCACCAGCCGGTGTCCGAGGGCGGCGCCGAGGTGGTCCTCATATCTCCCACCGAGACCCCCAACACAGGCGACTCGCCCGGCGAGCTCACCGCGGAGCGGCGCGTCGTCTGACTGAACCCGCGGCACGGCGGTGACGTCCTTGGTGGAGTCAGAAGCCGCTGCAGCGCACCAGCCTGGTGGGACGTCATGACCTTCCGCTCACGCCCCCTGCTCGTGCTGTCCGTCTCGCTGCTCCTGCTTGCCCCTGGCCTTGCGGCGTCCGGCTCGGTGACCCCGTCGTCTGCGTCCGTGGCGGGATGCGCGCGGGACACGGTGCCGCCGCAGGTCATGTCGCTGTCCCTGACGTCCAGCTCGGTGGACGTCACGGCAGGGTCGGCCGCTGTCGGCGTGCGGGTGCACGTCGTCGACCTGGCTGCCGCTGGCGTGGCGCCGTCCGGCGTGCGCTCGGTGAAGCTGTCGGTCGAGTTCCGGCTCCGCTCCGGGTCGGCGACCCAGTTCCTGCGGCTCAGGCCGTCCGCGGACCCGGTGACCTGGGAGGGGAGCCTTCTCG contains the following coding sequences:
- a CDS encoding cupin domain-containing protein — translated: MTDAVDLAAALATFEEPWSPRTVAVLNDYDIRVVRTKGEFTRHSHPETDEFFMVLTGSLTIRLDDRDVELGPGQLYVIPRGVHHQPVSEGGAEVVLISPTETPNTGDSPGELTAERRVV